One Desulfurobacteriaceae bacterium genomic window, CAACGTTTTCCTGCTTGTGGAAATTGTGGATAACTCTTGTGGATAATGTTGTGGATAACTTTTGGATTGTGGATAACTCAAAATTCTTTCGTAATTATCCACAGGTTTTAAATTATCCACATCGTTATCCACAGGGTTTTCCACAGAAGTTATCCACAATCCTGTGGATAACTTACTCAAGCAATTGTAAATCATCCTCTAACCTCTTCTCTAGTTCCTCTATTATAAGGCTTAATTCCCTATCTTCATAACGGAGTTTTTCTACTTTTTCAACAGCGTGCATTACTGTTGTATGATCTTTTCTATTAAAAGCATATGCGATTTTTGGATAGGAAAAGTTTCCAAGTTTTCTAAGTAAATACATTGCAACCTGTCTTGCAAGAGCTACCTGTTTTTTCCTACTGCTTCCCTCTATTTCCTTAATGGAAACTCCAAAAGATTGGCATACTGCTTCCTTTATTCTGTCTATCGCTACTGGAGGTCTTGATGGGTTAGGAATTTTGACGTATTTTCCATCTGGAAACATTTCTTTTACAAGCTTTTCATCTATTGGCTTTCCTTCAAGGTCAGACTTTGCTTTAAGCTTAACAAGAACCCCCTCAAGCTGTCTGATGTTTGATTTTATGATAGTGGCAAGGAGTTTTAAAACGTTATCGTCAACATCAATTCCTTCTTCCTCAGCTTTTCTCTTTAAAATTGCTATTCTCGTTTCAAAATCTGGAGGTTGTATGTCTGCTATTAGTCCCCACTCAAAGCGGCTTCTTAGTCTATCTGTCAATGTAGGAATGTCCTTAGGAGGTCTATCACTTGTAAGAACTATCTGTTTACCTGCCTCATATAAGGAGTTAAAAGTGTGGAAAAATTCAATCTGGGTTCTGTCCTTGCCACCTATGAACTGAATATCGTCCATCAAAAGAACATCAACTGTTCTGTATTTCTCTCTAAATTCAGACATCTTGTCGTTTCTTAAAGCCTCTATAAGTTCGTTCATGAAACTTTCTGTTGTAATGTAGACTACTGTTTTTGAAGGGGAACGACTCTTTATGAAGTTTCCTATTGCTTGCATAAGGTGTGTTTTTCCAAGGCCTACTCCACCGTAGATAAAAAGCGGATTGTAAGCTTTTCCAGGGTTTTCTGCTACTGCTACAGCTGCAGCGTGGGCAAACTGGTTGCTTGCACCAACCACAAAACTTTCAAAAGTGTATTTCGGATTAAGATTGGACTCTATTTTTTCTTTCTTGGACTCCTTGAAAAGATTTAGTTCTAGTTGCAAAGGTTTATGGACTTCTTCCGGTAGTAGTATTTTTACTTCAATTTCCTTTCCAATGTGTTTTGATATGATCTTCTTTATCAAGGGGAGGTAGTTTTTCTCTAAGTACTCTTTTACTATTCTATCACTTACCTTTATTTTAGCTACTTCTGAATCTATATAAACAAGCTTTAAATCTTTAAACATTGTTTTAAAAAGCTGAGGCTTTACTTCCTTTTTTATATCAGAAAGGCATTTGTCCCAAAAGATATCCACCTTAAACTACCTCTCCATAGAGCTTTACGTATTTTTCTACCATTTTATCCACGGTAAATTTCTCTTTAACCATCCTATAAGCGTTTTTCGTGCAAGTTTCTCGTAAAGCTTTGTCTTCTATCATTTTAATGATTCCATCTGCCAGCTTTTCTGGATTTCTTTTAGGGACTAAGATACCGGTTTCTTTGTTTAAAACGATCTCTTTTGTTGCGCCGGCGTCCGTTGATACCACAGGTACTTTTAGAAGCATTGCAATCAGAATGGAACTTCCGAGTCCTTCGTAATCTGAAGGAAGAACAAAAACGTCAAAAGCTTTCACAAAATTTACAACTTCTCTTTTAAAACCTAAAAGGTAAAATTTTCCAGAAAGTCCTTTTTTTTCTATAAGATTTTGAAGTTCTTTTCTCTTTTTACCTTCTCCTAGTACTAAAAACTTTGCATTTGGATACTTCTCCAAAACGAAGCTGGCACTTTCTATGAAAGTGGGGATGTTTTTCTGATCCGTTAGAGCAGCAACAGAACCAATTATTGGGGTTCCATTAAGCTCTCTTCTTATTTCCTTCACCTTTTCAAAGTTTAAAGACTTTTCAACTTTCGGATCAACTGAGGAGTAAATAACCTCTATTTTATTTTCTTCAAGCTTTAGATTTTCCTTTAAAATATTTTT contains:
- the dnaA gene encoding chromosomal replication initiator protein DnaA, whose protein sequence is MDIFWDKCLSDIKKEVKPQLFKTMFKDLKLVYIDSEVAKIKVSDRIVKEYLEKNYLPLIKKIISKHIGKEIEVKILLPEEVHKPLQLELNLFKESKKEKIESNLNPKYTFESFVVGASNQFAHAAAVAVAENPGKAYNPLFIYGGVGLGKTHLMQAIGNFIKSRSPSKTVVYITTESFMNELIEALRNDKMSEFREKYRTVDVLLMDDIQFIGGKDRTQIEFFHTFNSLYEAGKQIVLTSDRPPKDIPTLTDRLRSRFEWGLIADIQPPDFETRIAILKRKAEEEGIDVDDNVLKLLATIIKSNIRQLEGVLVKLKAKSDLEGKPIDEKLVKEMFPDGKYVKIPNPSRPPVAIDRIKEAVCQSFGVSIKEIEGSSRKKQVALARQVAMYLLRKLGNFSYPKIAYAFNRKDHTTVMHAVEKVEKLRYEDRELSLIIEELEKRLEDDLQLLE
- a CDS encoding glycosyltransferase family 4 protein, with the translated sequence MKILHVNTEKGWRGGEQQLFYLAKGLSKFGIKSVVACKVNEELERRCKEEGIETIPLSGNQLEDITRISIIGREFDIIHAHSAKTHTIVAFSKKFHKRKVVYTRRVDFVPKNNSLTKLKYKLTDKIVAISECVKNILKENLKLEENKIEVIYSSVDPKVEKSLNFEKVKEIRRELNGTPIIGSVAALTDQKNIPTFIESASFVLEKYPNAKFLVLGEGKKRKELQNLIEKKGLSGKFYLLGFKREVVNFVKAFDVFVLPSDYEGLGSSILIAMLLKVPVVSTDAGATKEIVLNKETGILVPKRNPEKLADGIIKMIEDKALRETCTKNAYRMVKEKFTVDKMVEKYVKLYGEVV